From Thermus brockianus, the proteins below share one genomic window:
- a CDS encoding ABC transporter permease, protein MPGRSAPSPNLALSLLLGLVAVLVLAPLGILLYQSLLSAPFFAPVKRLALEAYRYLLHDPYFFEALRNSFVIGLGMVGVAVPLGGLFAFLVTRTDLPFARFFELLLLAPIFISPIILGIGFIVVFGPSGLVSGLVETAFGRVPWTIYTLPAIAVIAGLTHVPYVYLYVASTIQNVDASLEEAARVAGARPFWVAVSVTFPLVRPALVYSAALMLLLGFELFGLPLVLGDAKGIMVITTYLYRLTAITGTSAYHLMAAVGVAIVVIALALVLLQRYLVGRMEGRYVAIGARGYRTERLPLGKLRHVWALLLALYLLVAVVLPVLGVVFRSLVISWGPGVDLREVLTLGHYLEVFKLPNLSRAVTNTLVVAALGGALALAFYLLIALGIQRGGGYGRVLDYLAGLPRAVPGIVMGLAFLWLFLFLKPIAPLRNTLFALILAYTVVWMPYGVRLLTAALLQVGREVEEAARIAGASPVKAFVHGTLPLLKGGVLTAWFLLFIQFVREYSTGVYLLTAGTEVLGAQIVALWGTGAVDVIAALATLQVVIVSAVFLLANRLGVRPQGL, encoded by the coding sequence GTGCCCGGCCGGAGCGCCCCTTCGCCGAACCTGGCCCTTTCCCTCCTCCTGGGGCTGGTGGCGGTCCTGGTGCTGGCTCCCTTGGGGATCCTCCTCTACCAAAGCCTTCTCAGCGCCCCCTTCTTCGCGCCGGTGAAGCGCCTTGCCCTCGAGGCCTACCGCTACCTCCTCCACGACCCCTACTTCTTTGAGGCCCTGAGGAACTCCTTCGTCATCGGCCTCGGCATGGTGGGGGTAGCGGTCCCCTTAGGGGGCCTCTTCGCCTTCTTGGTGACCAGGACGGATCTTCCCTTCGCCCGGTTCTTTGAGCTCCTCCTCCTCGCCCCCATCTTTATCTCCCCCATCATCCTGGGCATTGGGTTCATCGTGGTCTTCGGCCCTTCGGGTCTGGTGTCCGGCCTGGTGGAAACGGCCTTCGGCCGAGTCCCTTGGACCATTTACACGCTTCCCGCCATCGCGGTCATCGCCGGCCTCACCCACGTGCCCTACGTCTACCTTTACGTGGCTAGCACCATCCAAAACGTGGACGCCTCCCTGGAGGAGGCGGCCCGGGTGGCCGGGGCGCGGCCCTTCTGGGTGGCGGTAAGCGTCACCTTCCCCTTGGTGCGGCCCGCCCTGGTCTATAGCGCCGCCCTCATGCTCCTCTTGGGGTTTGAGCTTTTCGGCCTACCCCTGGTCCTGGGGGACGCTAAGGGCATCATGGTCATCACCACCTACCTCTACCGCCTCACCGCCATCACCGGCACCTCCGCCTACCACCTCATGGCGGCGGTGGGCGTGGCCATCGTGGTCATCGCCCTGGCCCTGGTGCTTCTTCAGCGCTATCTGGTGGGGCGGATGGAGGGGCGGTACGTGGCCATCGGGGCCCGGGGTTACCGCACGGAGAGGCTTCCCCTGGGCAAGCTCCGCCACGTGTGGGCTCTCCTTCTCGCCCTCTACCTCTTGGTGGCGGTGGTCCTCCCGGTATTGGGCGTGGTCTTCCGGAGCCTGGTCATCAGCTGGGGGCCAGGGGTGGACCTTCGCGAGGTCCTCACCCTAGGCCACTACCTGGAGGTCTTCAAGCTCCCGAACCTGAGCCGGGCGGTGACCAACACCCTGGTGGTGGCCGCTTTAGGAGGGGCCCTGGCCCTGGCCTTCTACCTTCTTATCGCCTTGGGGATCCAGCGGGGTGGGGGCTACGGCCGGGTCTTGGACTATCTGGCGGGCCTGCCCCGAGCGGTGCCGGGGATCGTCATGGGCCTAGCCTTCCTCTGGCTCTTTCTCTTCCTCAAGCCCATCGCCCCCCTCCGCAACACCCTCTTCGCCCTCATCCTGGCCTACACCGTGGTCTGGATGCCCTACGGGGTCCGCCTCCTCACCGCCGCCCTCCTCCAGGTGGGGCGGGAGGTGGAGGAGGCGGCGCGCATCGCTGGGGCCTCTCCGGTGAAGGCCTTTGTGCACGGTACCCTTCCCCTCCTCAAGGGGGGAGTTCTCACCGCCTGGTTCCTCCTCTTCATCCAGTTCGTGCGGGAGTACTCCACGGGGGTCTACCTGCTCACGGCGGGTACGGAGGTGCTGGGGGCCCAGATCGTGGCCCTCTGGGGGACGGGGGCGGTGGACGTGATCGCCGCCCTGGCCACCCTGCAGGTGGTCATCGTGAGTGCGGTCTTCCTGCTGGCGAACCGCCTTGGGGTGCGGCCCCAGGGGCTTTGA
- a CDS encoding ABC transporter substrate-binding protein → MKWTVWLLALLGVGALGQQSRPASDPQVVEAARREGRLIIYSSTDQASAQALLDDFRRLYPFIQIEYNDLGTQAIYDRFVSETAAGARSADLLWSSAMELQVKLASQGYALPYDSPEARNWPANARLQNLAYGTTLEPAVVVYNRRFLKPEEVPTTREGLVRFLQEPRMRGRVATWDPERSAVGFTILKADYDRYPAFQDLVRAFGRAQASLYSSTGAAFEKIISGEHYLAYGFFGSYALLRQRTVKDLGIVYLTDGTVAIQRVAFINRRAANPNAAKLFLDYLLSLRGQNLMAYTALIFARRETVVGEATPQALYKAVGGKDKVYAIPVSPEILKNLDPQERLRFLTFWRQAIRGQ, encoded by the coding sequence ATGAAGTGGACGGTGTGGCTTTTGGCGTTGTTGGGTGTGGGGGCTTTAGGGCAACAGTCCCGCCCCGCTTCCGATCCCCAGGTGGTGGAAGCGGCCCGCAGGGAAGGCCGTCTCATCATCTACTCTTCCACGGACCAAGCGAGCGCCCAAGCGCTTTTGGACGATTTCCGCCGCCTTTACCCCTTTATCCAGATAGAGTACAATGACCTTGGTACCCAGGCCATCTACGACCGGTTTGTGAGCGAAACCGCGGCGGGGGCGCGGAGCGCTGACCTCCTCTGGTCCAGCGCCATGGAGCTCCAGGTGAAGCTGGCGAGCCAGGGCTATGCCCTGCCCTACGATTCCCCGGAGGCCAGGAACTGGCCCGCCAATGCCCGCCTGCAGAACCTGGCCTACGGCACCACCCTCGAGCCGGCGGTGGTGGTCTACAACCGCCGCTTCCTCAAGCCCGAGGAGGTGCCCACCACCCGGGAGGGTCTGGTGCGCTTCCTGCAGGAGCCCAGGATGCGGGGACGCGTGGCCACCTGGGACCCCGAGCGGAGCGCCGTGGGCTTCACCATCCTCAAGGCGGATTACGACCGCTACCCGGCTTTTCAGGACCTGGTGCGGGCGTTCGGCAGGGCCCAAGCCTCCCTCTACTCCTCCACCGGGGCGGCCTTTGAAAAGATCATCTCCGGTGAGCACTACCTGGCCTACGGCTTCTTCGGGTCCTACGCCCTTCTGCGCCAGCGCACGGTGAAGGATCTGGGCATCGTCTACCTCACCGACGGGACGGTGGCCATCCAGCGGGTGGCCTTCATCAACCGGCGGGCGGCGAACCCCAACGCCGCCAAGCTCTTCCTGGACTACCTCCTTTCCCTCCGGGGCCAGAACCTCATGGCCTACACCGCCCTCATCTTCGCCCGGCGGGAGACGGTGGTGGGCGAGGCCACGCCCCAGGCCCTGTACAAGGCGGTAGGGGGCAAGGACAAGGTCTACGCCATCCCCGTATCCCCGGAGATCCTGAAGAACCTGGACCCGCAGGAGCGCTTGCGCTTCCTCACCTTCTGGCGGCAGGCCATCCGCGGCCAGTAG
- a CDS encoding AbrB family transcriptional regulator, translating into MELLRPLLLGLLLGLAFHRLGLPGGAVVGAMLGAGLSQALSPTPSPAPAGLDLLAQLLAGVVVGLAFRRDLLQGWLLPWAALAALGFLALALLLAFAYARLLGLSPHALFFALSPGGITGMGPLSRVEGGDAGLVGLFHTVRVFLVFLLVPLLARLLPGSPR; encoded by the coding sequence ATGGAACTCCTCCGCCCTCTCCTCCTTGGGCTCCTTCTGGGGCTCGCCTTCCACCGCCTGGGCCTCCCCGGGGGGGCGGTGGTGGGGGCCATGCTGGGGGCGGGCCTCTCCCAAGCCCTCTCCCCTACCCCCTCGCCGGCGCCGGCGGGGCTGGACCTCCTGGCCCAGCTCCTCGCCGGGGTCGTGGTGGGCCTGGCCTTTCGCAGGGACCTCCTCCAGGGGTGGCTCCTGCCCTGGGCCGCCCTGGCCGCCCTCGGCTTCCTGGCCCTCGCCCTTCTCTTGGCCTTCGCCTACGCCCGGCTCCTCGGCCTCAGCCCGCACGCCCTCTTCTTCGCTCTCTCCCCCGGCGGCATCACCGGCATGGGCCCCTTGAGCCGGGTGGAAGGGGGGGACGCCGGGCTGGTGGGCCTTTTCCACACGGTGCGGGTTTTCCTGGTATTCCTCCTGGTGCCCCTCCTCGCCCGGCTCCTGCCCGGGAGCCCCCGTTGA
- a CDS encoding ABC transporter ATP-binding protein, which translates to MSLVVEDLRAGYGEIPVLHGVSLRVEEGEVVALLGRNGAGKTTLIKAVMGLVRRFSGRLSYRHHDISDWPPYRRARLGLGYVPDDRRIFPELTVRENLLVAARPGPWNLERVFQILPRLAEIQNRRGGLLSGGEQQMLTIARTLLTNPTLLLLDEPTEGLAPLIVEEIARLVLALKAEGMPILLAEQNLRFTGRVADRAYVLETGEVRLEGPMEDLLQSDQVVALLSL; encoded by the coding sequence ATGAGCCTGGTGGTGGAGGACTTGCGGGCGGGCTACGGGGAGATCCCGGTCCTTCACGGGGTGAGCTTGCGGGTGGAAGAGGGGGAGGTGGTGGCCCTGCTTGGCCGGAACGGGGCAGGCAAGACCACCCTGATCAAGGCGGTCATGGGCCTGGTGCGCCGCTTTTCCGGGCGCCTATCCTACCGCCACCACGATATCAGCGACTGGCCCCCTTACCGCCGGGCCCGGCTGGGCCTGGGCTATGTGCCCGACGACCGCCGCATCTTTCCCGAGCTCACCGTACGGGAAAATCTCCTGGTGGCCGCCCGGCCTGGCCCCTGGAACCTGGAGCGGGTCTTCCAAATCCTGCCGCGGTTGGCGGAGATCCAAAACCGCCGGGGCGGGCTCCTGTCTGGCGGCGAACAGCAGATGCTCACCATCGCCCGCACCCTCCTCACCAACCCCACCCTCCTGCTCCTGGACGAGCCCACGGAGGGCCTCGCCCCCCTGATCGTGGAGGAGATCGCCCGCCTGGTCCTGGCCCTGAAGGCGGAGGGCATGCCCATCCTCCTGGCGGAGCAGAACCTCCGCTTCACGGGGAGGGTGGCGGACAGGGCCTACGTTCTGGAAACGGGAGAGGTGCGCCTGGAGGGCCCCATGGAGGACCTGCTCCAAAGCGACCAGGTGGTGGCCCTCCTCTCCCTTTAG
- a CDS encoding ABC transporter ATP-binding protein, which translates to MALKVEGVYKSFQGFLALGGVSLEVREGTFHALVGPNGAGKTTLFNVITGRLVPDRGRVYFRGREITGWPTPKVARLGVAIAFQRAQPFASMTVLEAVVLARLGYTGNTLKLLKPLVRFPEARAKAEEALGKVGLEAHAGRRVAELPLGDLKRLDVAMALVAEPRLLLLDEPLAGLSRAERRRMVDFIGELLRREGVTLLFTEHDTEAVLALADRVTVLHQGQVLAEGAPEEIRGDPAVRAAFLGGSA; encoded by the coding sequence GTGGCGCTTAAGGTGGAAGGGGTGTACAAGTCCTTCCAGGGCTTTTTGGCCCTGGGCGGGGTTTCCCTGGAGGTGCGGGAGGGGACCTTCCACGCCCTGGTGGGGCCCAACGGGGCCGGGAAGACCACCCTCTTTAACGTCATCACCGGGCGCCTGGTCCCGGACCGGGGGAGGGTGTACTTCCGGGGGCGCGAGATCACGGGCTGGCCCACCCCCAAGGTGGCCCGGCTGGGCGTCGCCATCGCCTTCCAAAGGGCCCAGCCCTTCGCCTCCATGACCGTCCTGGAGGCGGTGGTCCTGGCCCGGCTCGGCTACACCGGGAACACCCTAAAGCTCCTTAAGCCCCTGGTCCGCTTCCCCGAGGCCCGGGCCAAGGCGGAGGAGGCCCTGGGCAAGGTGGGCCTCGAGGCCCACGCGGGGCGCCGGGTGGCGGAGTTGCCCTTGGGGGACCTCAAGCGTCTGGACGTGGCCATGGCCCTCGTGGCCGAGCCCAGGCTTCTCCTTTTGGACGAGCCCTTGGCCGGGCTTTCCCGGGCGGAACGCCGGCGCATGGTGGACTTTATCGGCGAGCTATTGCGGCGGGAAGGCGTGACGCTTCTTTTCACCGAGCACGACACCGAGGCGGTGCTGGCCCTGGCGGACCGGGTCACCGTGCTTCACCAGGGCCAGGTGCTGGCGGAAGGCGCGCCCGAGGAGATCCGGGGCGACCCGGCGGTGCGGGCGGCCTTCCTGGGAGGGAGCGCATGA
- a CDS encoding branched-chain amino acid ABC transporter permease, translating to MRLLLLFLILAGLGPALSEYGLKLASEALVLGLYAMAFNLLFHQAGLLSFGQAAFFGIGAYTMALLVSRAGWPFLLTLPFALLTAGLAAALIGFLSLRLTRIYFTMLTLAFAQLFYAVAHKWYAFTGGDNGITDLRPQGILGESLPFYYLALFAFALGVGFLALLDRSPFGYALRGLRDNRARAEAVGIGGLRHLLLAFVISGALSGLAGALQGALQRSVFPDYLFWTRSAEAILATILGGSGVFLGPAVGAAAFLFLRVLVQAQTEYWPFFLGVILLLTVLFFPKGIAGVGEGVARRLRRVQGGA from the coding sequence ATGAGGCTTCTTCTCCTCTTCCTCATCCTGGCGGGTTTGGGTCCAGCCCTCTCGGAGTATGGGCTCAAGCTGGCCAGCGAGGCCTTGGTCCTAGGGCTCTACGCCATGGCCTTTAACCTCCTCTTCCACCAGGCGGGCCTCCTCTCCTTTGGCCAGGCGGCCTTTTTCGGCATCGGGGCCTACACCATGGCCCTCCTGGTGAGCCGTGCGGGGTGGCCCTTCCTCCTCACCCTGCCCTTCGCCCTCCTCACCGCAGGCTTAGCGGCGGCCCTCATCGGGTTCCTGAGCCTGCGCCTCACCCGCATCTACTTCACCATGCTCACCCTGGCCTTCGCCCAGCTCTTCTACGCCGTGGCCCACAAGTGGTACGCCTTCACCGGGGGGGACAACGGGATCACGGACCTGAGGCCCCAGGGCATCCTGGGGGAGAGCCTGCCCTTCTACTACCTGGCCCTCTTCGCCTTCGCCCTGGGGGTGGGCTTCCTCGCCCTTCTGGATCGGTCGCCCTTCGGCTACGCCCTCCGGGGGCTACGGGACAACCGGGCCCGGGCCGAGGCGGTGGGGATTGGGGGGTTGAGGCACCTCCTCCTGGCCTTCGTGATCTCCGGCGCCCTCTCGGGCTTGGCGGGGGCCCTCCAAGGGGCGCTGCAGCGCTCCGTTTTCCCGGACTACCTCTTCTGGACCCGCTCGGCCGAGGCCATCCTGGCCACCATCCTGGGGGGGAGCGGGGTCTTCCTGGGGCCCGCCGTGGGGGCCGCCGCCTTCCTCTTCCTTAGGGTCTTGGTCCAGGCGCAGACGGAGTACTGGCCCTTTTTCCTGGGGGTTATCCTCCTCCTCACCGTGCTTTTCTTCCCCAAAGGGATCGCCGGGGTGGGGGAGGGGGTGGCCCGGAGGTTAAGGAGGGTGCAGGGTGGCGCTTAA